In a single window of the Danio rerio strain Tuebingen ecotype United States chromosome 20, GRCz12tu, whole genome shotgun sequence genome:
- the rdh14b gene encoding retinol dehydrogenase 14b (The RefSeq protein has 1 substitution compared to this genomic sequence), whose translation MSAAVVLAAVLGGGVFFIARRIIFRRKALRLMSYPPALMRGKTVIVTGANCGIGKATAAELLKLQARVIMACRDRQRAEDAARDIQNQAGTSQGEIVIKHLDLASLQSVRRFCEEVIREEPRIDVLINNAGLYQCPYSKTEEGFEMQLGVNHLGHFLLTNLLLDLLKQSSPSRVVVVSSKLYKYGSINFEDLNSEQSYNKSFCYSQSKLANLLFTRELARRLDGTEVTVNALTPGIVRTRLGRHVNIPLLIKPLFWLVSWLFFKSPLEGAQTPLYLACSPEVEGVSGKCFANCEEEQLLSKATDDHAAKRLWDLSESMVGLRR comes from the exons ATGTCGGCAGCGGTGGTTTTAGCCGCTGTCCTTGGCGGTGGGGTTTTCTTCATCGCCCGGAGGATCATATTCAGGCGGAAAGCGCTGAGATTAATGAGCTACCCCCCGGCTCTGATGCGCGGAAAGACCGTGATCGTGACCGGGGCAAACTGCGGCATCGGGAAGGCGACCGCGGCGGAGCTGCTGAAGCTGCAGGCCCGCGTGATCATGGCTTGTCGGGACAGGCAGAGGGCGGAGGACGCGGCCCGGGACATCCAGAATCAGGCCGGTACAAGTCAGGGAGAAATCGTCATCAAACACTTGGATCTCGCGTCCCTCCAGTCTGTGCGCAGATTCTGCGAGGAAGTGATCAGG GAGGAGCCAAGAATTGATGTTCTTATCAACAACGCTGGCCTCTACCAGTGTCCCTACAGTAAATCAGAAGAGGGCTTCGAAATGCAACTGGGAGTGAACCACCTGGGTCACTTTCTTCTGACCAACCTCTTGCTGGACCTCCTGAAGCAGTCGTCTCCCAGCCGCGTCGTCGTGGTCTCCTCCAAACTCTACAAGTATGGGAGCATCAACTTTGAGGACCTGAACAGCGAACAGAGCTACAACAAATCTTTCTGCTACAGCCAGAGCAAGCTCGCCAACCTGCTTTTCACTCGCGAGCTGGCCCGCAGGCTGGATGGCACTGAGGTAACTGTAAACGCCCTCACTCCGGGTATCGTAAGAACCAGATTGGGCCGGCATGTCAACATCCCCCTGCTGATTAAGCCTCTTTTTTGGCTGGTCTCCTGGTTGTTCTTTAAAAGCCCACTGGAGGGTGCTCAGACCCCACTCTACCTGGCATGCTCGCCTGAAGTTGAAGGTGTGTCTGGAAAATGCTTTGCTAATTGCGAAGAAGAACAATTGCTTTCTAAGGCCACCGATGACCATGCGGCTAAGCGGCTATGGGACCTGAGTGAAAGCATGGTGGGCCTTAGAAGGTGA
- the crip2l gene encoding cysteine-rich protein 2-like isoform X1, whose protein sequence is METKPKTEEKKATRGPVKAASFSSFSGEPNICPRCNKTVYFAEKVSSLGKDWHRPCLRCERCSKTLAAGSHAEHDGQPYCHKPCYAVLFGPKGVNTGGVGSYIYEDPNTEGQA, encoded by the exons ATGGAAACCAAACCTAAAACTGAAGAGAAAAAGGCCACTAGAGGCCCAGTGAAAG CTGCAAGTTTCAGTTCGTTCTCTGGTGAGCCGAACATCTGCCCAAGGTGCAACAAAACAGTGTACTTTG ctgaaaaggtCAGTTCCCTGGGTAAAGACTGGCACAGACCCTGCCTGCGCTGCGAGAGGTGCAGTAAGACTCTGGCTGCGGGCAGCCATGCGGAG CACGATGGCCAGCCCTACTGCCATAAACCATGTTACGCTGTTCTCTTTGGACCAAAAG gaGTTAATACCGGAGGTGTCGGCAGTTACATATATGAGGACCCAAACACTGAGGGCCAGGCATAA